The following proteins come from a genomic window of Gimesia chilikensis:
- a CDS encoding tetratricopeptide repeat protein, with protein sequence MPEPYSSTSNNNSPYLNLNTLSQHARELASQGKFGEARALFYADEFEGPDWQRQLGLGEFLLSMGQTADAIEPFSLVLDYAHQTDEKSLRSVACHNLAIAYRELGYSQLAAQFQQYSIAWGDLRSADHQTLESEIHHLSEHAACDLTGRANDAILQQDYQLAEQLLNISLSREILDGDADAQAADWGNLGILQGLQGNHLRAIVYLHKAYQLHQQTQNHSALGQDLVHLAEVFQLTGRLKRAARCLQRAINCFSQCNSQGNAEKEACVRLHELQRLLAVQQHDPLLN encoded by the coding sequence GTGCCTGAGCCATATTCCTCTACATCCAACAACAACAGCCCCTACCTGAATCTGAATACCCTGAGCCAGCATGCACGTGAACTGGCATCACAGGGAAAGTTCGGCGAGGCCCGTGCACTTTTTTATGCAGACGAATTTGAGGGACCAGACTGGCAACGCCAGCTGGGACTGGGGGAATTTCTCCTGTCGATGGGTCAGACTGCTGATGCGATCGAACCATTCTCGCTGGTCCTGGATTATGCACACCAGACCGACGAAAAATCGCTTCGCTCAGTCGCCTGCCACAACCTGGCGATCGCCTATCGTGAACTGGGGTATTCGCAACTCGCGGCCCAGTTTCAGCAATATTCGATCGCCTGGGGGGACCTTCGCTCCGCTGATCATCAGACTCTCGAATCAGAAATTCATCATTTGTCCGAACATGCAGCCTGCGATCTGACAGGCAGGGCAAACGACGCGATCTTGCAGCAAGACTATCAGCTTGCAGAACAACTACTGAACATTTCACTTAGCCGAGAGATACTTGACGGTGATGCGGATGCCCAGGCCGCCGACTGGGGCAACCTTGGTATCCTACAGGGTTTACAAGGTAATCATCTCCGCGCTATCGTCTACCTGCATAAGGCATATCAACTCCATCAACAGACGCAAAACCATTCTGCCCTGGGACAGGATCTGGTCCATCTGGCAGAAGTTTTCCAGTTAACTGGTCGTCTGAAACGCGCCGCGCGTTGCCTACAGCGGGCAATCAACTGTTTCTCCCAATGCAACAGCCAGGGAAATGCGGAAAAAGAGGCATGCGTCCGTTTACATGAATTGCAACG